A single Fusobacterium hominis DNA region contains:
- the prfA gene encoding peptide chain release factor 1 has product MFAKLEEVVRKYDDLNKTLGSPEILGDPTKMMECNKALAEITPIVEKYKEYKALNEDLQFIKENIKHEKDPDMREMMNEEQRELEEKLPDYENELKILLLPKDENDDKNVIVEIRGGAGGDEAALFAGDLFRMYNRYAERRKWKVEVIEKQEIGIGGIKEAVFSINGFGAYSRLKFESGVHRVQRVPETESAGRVHTSTATVAVLPEVEDVKEVKIDAKDLKIDTYRSGGAGGQHVNMTDSAVRITHLPTGIVVQCQDERSQLKNREKAMKHLVSKLYEMECEKQRSQVESERKLQVGTGDRSEKIRTYNFPQGRITDHRIKFTVHQLDSFLDGDLDEMIDALITFNQAEMLASSTEE; this is encoded by the coding sequence GTGTTCGCGAAGTTAGAAGAAGTAGTAAGAAAATATGATGACCTTAATAAAACATTAGGATCACCTGAAATACTAGGAGATCCAACAAAAATGATGGAATGTAATAAAGCATTAGCTGAGATAACTCCTATTGTTGAGAAATATAAGGAATATAAAGCTCTTAATGAGGATCTTCAATTTATAAAAGAAAATATAAAACATGAAAAAGATCCAGATATGAGAGAAATGATGAATGAAGAACAAAGAGAATTAGAAGAAAAACTTCCTGATTATGAGAATGAACTAAAGATACTTTTACTTCCAAAAGATGAAAATGATGATAAAAACGTTATTGTTGAAATAAGAGGTGGAGCAGGTGGAGACGAAGCCGCTTTATTTGCTGGAGATCTTTTCAGAATGTACAATAGATATGCTGAAAGAAGAAAATGGAAAGTAGAAGTAATAGAAAAACAAGAAATTGGTATTGGTGGAATAAAAGAAGCTGTATTTAGTATTAATGGTTTTGGAGCATACTCAAGATTAAAATTTGAATCTGGAGTACACAGAGTACAAAGAGTTCCAGAAACAGAATCAGCTGGAAGAGTTCATACATCAACTGCTACAGTTGCTGTACTACCAGAAGTAGAAGATGTAAAAGAAGTAAAAATAGATGCAAAAGATTTAAAAATTGACACATATAGATCAGGTGGAGCAGGTGGACAACACGTTAACATGACTGACTCTGCTGTCAGAATTACTCACCTTCCAACAGGAATAGTAGTTCAATGTCAAGATGAAAGATCACAATTAAAAAACAGAGAAAAAGCTATGAAACACTTAGTTTCAAAACTTTATGAAATGGAATGTGAAAAACAAAGAAGCCAAGTTGAAAGTGAAAGAAAACTTCAAGTAGGAACTGGGGATAGATCTGAAAAGATAAGAACATATAACTTCCCACAAGGAAGAATAACAGACCATAGAATTAAATTTACAGTACATCAATTAGATTCATTTTTAGATGGAGATCTAGATGAAATGATAGATGCATTGATTACATTTAACCAAGCTGAGATGCTAGCTAGCTCAACAGAAGAGTAG